One window of the Bradyrhizobium sp. NP1 genome contains the following:
- a CDS encoding DUF1489 domain-containing protein, which produces MPLHLIKLAVGCDSVTELKGWVAERMKTAKKKGLPQRHTHTTRMTPKRIEEILDGGSLYWVIRGEIAAREKIIGIEPFRDKDGIGRCRLVMQPKVIPVSPRPMRPFQGWRYFTEDSAPPDLTKAEAGSVAAMPEPLRRELRDLGLL; this is translated from the coding sequence ATGCCGCTCCACCTGATCAAGCTTGCCGTCGGCTGCGACTCCGTCACCGAACTGAAGGGCTGGGTCGCCGAACGCATGAAGACCGCGAAGAAGAAAGGCCTGCCGCAGCGTCACACCCACACCACCCGGATGACGCCGAAGCGCATCGAGGAGATTCTCGACGGTGGTTCGCTCTACTGGGTGATCCGCGGTGAAATCGCCGCGCGCGAAAAAATCATCGGAATCGAACCGTTCCGCGACAAGGATGGCATCGGGCGCTGCCGCCTGGTGATGCAGCCCAAGGTCATCCCGGTGTCGCCCCGTCCGATGCGTCCGTTCCAGGGCTGGCGCTATTTCACCGAGGATTCGGCGCCGCCGGACCTGACCAAAGCGGAGGCCGGCAGCGTCGCGGCGATGCCCGAGCCGCTGCGCCGGGAATTGCGCGACCTCGGCCTGCTCTGA
- the panC gene encoding pantoate--beta-alanine ligase — translation MSRSPTIVRTVPALRRAVDGLRARKATVALVPTMGALHDGHVSLVRVAKRRATRVIVSIFVNPTQFAPTEDFSSYPRTWKADIARLAAENVDLVWHPDVKAMYPEGFATRISPEGPATAGLEDRFRPHFFGGVATVVGKLLTQCRPDVAIFGEKDFQQLRVVTQMARDLDLGVRVIGSKTIRERDGLAMSSRNVYLSPDERRLAPILYRTMKEAATRLRSGEDVAAAMAAGSEVIKAAGFALDYFEVRHAETLAPIAATSDGPMRILVAAKLGTTRLIDNIAV, via the coding sequence ATGTCACGAAGTCCCACGATCGTCCGCACAGTTCCTGCGCTGCGTCGCGCCGTCGACGGCCTCCGCGCCAGAAAGGCGACCGTTGCGCTGGTGCCCACCATGGGTGCGCTCCATGACGGTCACGTCTCGCTGGTCCGCGTGGCGAAGCGGCGCGCGACCCGGGTGATCGTCTCGATCTTCGTCAACCCGACCCAGTTCGCGCCGACGGAGGATTTCTCCTCCTATCCGCGCACCTGGAAAGCCGATATCGCCAGGCTTGCGGCCGAGAATGTCGACCTGGTCTGGCACCCAGACGTGAAGGCGATGTATCCGGAGGGCTTTGCGACGCGGATCAGCCCGGAAGGGCCAGCCACCGCGGGCCTGGAGGATCGCTTCCGGCCACATTTTTTCGGCGGCGTCGCCACCGTGGTGGGCAAGCTGCTCACCCAATGCCGACCCGACGTCGCGATTTTCGGCGAAAAGGACTTTCAACAGCTGCGGGTGGTGACGCAGATGGCCAGGGATCTCGACCTCGGCGTCCGGGTGATCGGCTCGAAGACGATCCGCGAGCGCGACGGCCTCGCGATGTCCTCCCGCAACGTCTACCTTTCGCCGGACGAGCGGCGCCTGGCGCCTATCCTCTACCGAACCATGAAAGAGGCCGCGACGCGGCTGCGATCGGGCGAGGATGTGGCGGCGGCGATGGCCGCCGGCAGCGAGGTGATCAAGGCGGCGGGGTTTGCGCTCGACTATTTCGAGGTGCGCCACGCCGAGACGCTGGCGCCGATCGCCGCGACAAGCGACGGGCCGATGCGGATCCTGGTCGCCGCGAAGCTTGGAACCACCCGCCTGATCGACAACATCGCGGTCTGA
- a CDS encoding division plane positioning ATPase MipZ: protein MLVQASQGQSGSAHVVVLGNEKGGSGKSTTALHIAVALLKAGQRVATIDLDCRQQSFTRYIHNRSAWARRTGLNLEIPVHRCIKLGETMLIAENENSELQQFVEAVSTVEHTFDFIVVDTPGTDSYLMRLAHSMADTLVTPINDSFLDFDVLGTVDPATYAVTGESHYAEMVRETRRKRRQLDGATTDWIVVRNRLSMLGSRNKQLVADGLKELSFRLGFRSIDGFAERVVYREFFPRGLTALDDIDEATLGTRPNLGHVTAREEVTSLLRQLKLPLDERGRRRAANRAEWFSQVDKPLEIHDIIGA, encoded by the coding sequence ATGCTGGTGCAGGCTAGCCAGGGACAATCAGGCTCAGCCCACGTTGTGGTGCTAGGCAATGAGAAGGGCGGGTCGGGCAAGTCCACCACCGCCCTGCATATCGCGGTCGCGCTGCTCAAGGCCGGCCAGCGCGTCGCCACCATCGATCTCGACTGCCGCCAGCAAAGCTTCACCCGCTACATCCATAACCGCAGCGCCTGGGCGCGCCGCACCGGGCTCAACCTCGAAATCCCGGTGCATCGCTGCATCAAGCTCGGCGAGACCATGCTGATCGCCGAAAACGAGAATTCGGAACTGCAGCAGTTCGTGGAGGCGGTCAGCACGGTCGAGCATACGTTCGACTTCATCGTGGTCGATACGCCGGGAACGGACAGCTACCTGATGCGGCTGGCCCATTCGATGGCCGACACCCTGGTGACGCCGATCAATGACAGCTTCCTCGATTTCGACGTGCTCGGCACGGTCGATCCGGCAACCTACGCGGTGACGGGCGAGAGCCACTATGCCGAGATGGTTCGCGAGACGCGGCGCAAGCGCCGCCAGCTCGACGGCGCCACCACCGACTGGATCGTCGTGCGCAACCGCCTGTCGATGCTGGGCTCGCGCAACAAGCAGCTCGTCGCCGACGGGCTCAAGGAACTGTCCTTCCGGCTCGGCTTCCGCTCGATCGACGGCTTTGCCGAGCGCGTGGTCTACCGCGAATTCTTCCCGCGCGGCCTGACGGCCCTCGACGATATCGACGAGGCGACCCTGGGCACCCGGCCCAATCTCGGCCATGTGACGGCCCGCGAAGAGGTCACGAGCCTGCTGCGGCAGCTCAAACTGCCGCTGGACGAGCGGGGCAGGCGTCGCGCCGCCAACCGGGCCGAATGGTTCAGTCAGGTCGACAAGCCCCTCGAGATCCACGACATCATTGGCGCCTGA
- a CDS encoding alpha/beta fold hydrolase, translated as MKRGIAVLVSVGALVAVGYFTASKWAISHETMVFTDASRNDRPVQVDVAVRRDKLMQAEAGMIKLPVAILNHGNTVKFTEYSFLANVFAARGYMAVSIQHDLPTDAPMVTKVGEIYVGRLAQIQRGVANIRFVVDKMKNAQPNADYDHLTVVGHSMGGDITMYFAKQYPDLIKKVVTLDNLRVPFMTDGKFKILSFRSKDPQFKTDPGVIPDSDVCEKAGITVVQTPFQHNDMRDTGPDTAKASIQAMLDKFLSDTDSDVSAVDTRSVNFNDPGPVSPYVPVGKKRAASSVTN; from the coding sequence ATGAAGCGTGGAATAGCGGTTCTGGTTTCGGTCGGCGCGTTGGTGGCGGTTGGTTATTTCACCGCCAGCAAATGGGCCATCAGTCATGAAACCATGGTGTTCACCGACGCGTCGCGCAACGATCGGCCTGTGCAGGTCGACGTCGCGGTGCGCCGGGACAAGCTGATGCAAGCCGAGGCCGGCATGATCAAGCTGCCGGTTGCGATCCTCAATCACGGCAACACCGTCAAGTTCACCGAATACTCGTTCCTCGCGAATGTGTTCGCCGCCCGCGGCTATATGGCGGTCAGCATTCAGCACGACTTGCCGACCGATGCGCCCATGGTCACCAAGGTCGGCGAGATCTATGTCGGACGTCTCGCGCAGATCCAGCGCGGCGTCGCCAATATCCGCTTCGTGGTCGACAAGATGAAGAACGCCCAGCCCAACGCCGACTATGACCATCTCACCGTGGTCGGACATTCCATGGGCGGCGACATCACGATGTACTTCGCCAAGCAGTATCCCGACCTCATCAAGAAGGTCGTGACGCTGGATAATTTGCGGGTGCCGTTCATGACCGACGGCAAGTTCAAGATCCTCTCGTTCCGCTCGAAGGATCCGCAGTTCAAGACCGACCCGGGCGTCATTCCGGATTCCGACGTATGTGAAAAGGCCGGCATCACGGTGGTGCAGACCCCGTTCCAGCACAACGACATGCGCGACACCGGGCCTGATACCGCCAAGGCGTCGATCCAGGCCATGCTTGACAAGTTCCTGAGCGATACCGACAGCGACGTTTCGGCGGTCGACACCCGATCGGTGAACTTCAACGATCCCGGTCCGGTTTCGCCTTACGTGCCCGTCGGCAAGAAGCGGGCGGCGTCTTCTGTTACCAACTGA
- a CDS encoding VWA domain-containing protein: MSGEPIKPQSGEANKAAATGKTGSLPDATSSAAEDIAAFVAKARAMSPHALGSRGRLIFALDATMSRQPTWDMACALQADMFREAGAIGSLDIRLVYYRGLSECRATGWISDSAQLAKLMSKIDCRGGNTQIGKVLSEARREAAASGVRAVVFVGDAMEERIDDLCAKAGELGLLNVPVFMFQEGHDADAEAAFKEIARLSRGAYCKFDPGAAAQLRELLRAAAVYAAGGREALLRLSKSASGAARLIGQMK, from the coding sequence ATGTCCGGCGAACCCATCAAACCCCAATCAGGCGAAGCCAATAAGGCGGCCGCAACCGGCAAGACCGGCTCGCTGCCCGACGCCACGTCCTCGGCAGCAGAGGATATTGCCGCCTTCGTCGCCAAGGCGCGCGCAATGTCGCCCCATGCGCTAGGCAGCCGCGGGCGGCTGATCTTCGCGCTCGACGCCACCATGAGCCGGCAGCCGACCTGGGACATGGCCTGCGCGCTGCAGGCCGACATGTTCCGCGAGGCGGGCGCGATCGGCAGCCTCGATATCCGCCTCGTCTATTACCGTGGCCTCAGCGAGTGCCGCGCCACGGGATGGATCTCCGACAGCGCGCAGCTGGCGAAATTGATGAGCAAGATCGATTGTCGCGGCGGCAACACCCAGATCGGCAAGGTGCTTTCCGAGGCGCGGCGCGAAGCGGCGGCTTCCGGCGTGCGCGCCGTGGTGTTTGTCGGCGATGCCATGGAAGAGCGGATCGACGATCTCTGCGCCAAAGCGGGGGAGCTCGGCCTGCTTAACGTGCCCGTCTTCATGTTCCAGGAAGGCCATGACGCCGACGCGGAGGCGGCCTTCAAGGAGATCGCGCGGCTGTCGCGCGGGGCCTATTGCAAATTCGACCCCGGCGCGGCGGCGCAGTTGCGCGAGCTCCTGCGTGCGGCGGCGGTCTATGCGGCCGGCGGGCGCGAGGCGCTGCTGCGGCTGTCGAAGTCCGCATCCGGCGCGGCGAGGCTGATCGGGCAGATGAAATAG
- a CDS encoding DnaJ domain-containing protein: MPTLIAGTIAVIVLYLLLQMFRAANPAVLARAIKIAGGVLALAVAAFTGLRGELAVAIPLAIFGAGLLGWGPGGIPGFGNFSSIFRGAAERSAGQTSQVRSQFLEMTLDHDSGALDGRIVAGPWAGRALGEFDLPQLTAMMPGFDAESVALLESYLDRRFPAWRQHAERDTAGGQRRAAAGGKMTEEEAYQILGLQPGASRDEIGRAHRSLMKKLHPDQGGSTYLAARVNEAKDTLLSTHND, encoded by the coding sequence ATGCCAACGCTGATCGCCGGCACCATCGCCGTCATCGTCCTCTACCTGCTGCTCCAGATGTTTCGCGCGGCCAATCCCGCGGTGCTGGCGCGTGCAATCAAGATCGCGGGCGGGGTCCTTGCGCTGGCCGTCGCCGCCTTCACGGGCCTGCGCGGCGAGCTCGCGGTCGCGATTCCGCTTGCGATCTTCGGCGCGGGATTGCTGGGCTGGGGGCCGGGCGGCATCCCAGGTTTCGGCAATTTCAGCTCGATTTTCCGCGGCGCCGCCGAGCGCTCGGCAGGCCAGACCTCCCAGGTCCGCTCGCAGTTTCTCGAGATGACGCTCGACCACGACAGCGGCGCGCTCGACGGCCGCATCGTCGCCGGCCCGTGGGCCGGCCGCGCGCTCGGCGAGTTCGATCTGCCGCAGCTGACGGCGATGATGCCGGGCTTCGACGCCGAAAGCGTAGCGCTACTTGAAAGCTATCTGGACCGCCGGTTTCCCGCTTGGCGTCAGCACGCGGAGCGCGATACGGCAGGGGGGCAACGCCGCGCGGCGGCGGGCGGAAAAATGACGGAAGAGGAGGCCTATCAGATCCTTGGCCTGCAGCCGGGGGCGAGCCGAGACGAGATCGGTCGCGCTCACCGTTCCCTCATGAAGAAACTGCATCCCGACCAAGGGGGGTCGACATACCTCGCGGCCCGCGTAAACGAGGCCAAGGATACTCTGCTTAGCACGCATAACGACTGA
- a CDS encoding D-alanyl-D-alanine carboxypeptidase, whose translation MLRKNLASSRLVRVGVFGLVTVASAVIFFSDSAEARRNHRHRHYARHQQEARDSYSPQFSSIIVDANSGTTLTATSPDGLRHPASLTKIMTLYLLFERLEAGKMKLDTEMQVSEHASEQAPTKLGLKPGQSIRVEDAIKGLVTRSANDAAVVIAEAIGGDEDDFAKLMTRKARALGMSRTTYRNASGLPDDEQVTTARDQAMLGRAIQERFPRYYRYFSTTSFTYRGQSIRNHNHLLGSVEGVDGIKTGYTRASGFNLVTSMRRGNRHLIGVVMGGRSGGSRDAIMRNLLAENLDKASTQHTVAAITERGTSDANAEVAEAEAQSRPTQMVQVEGAVQPAAPAEPARAPASRMSAIAAATAAMPPPQAKIEQPAPLTSGVIQTQAIAAIPGSSEPMKPVRVKTVQVKAGPIKLASAGAPQPSTPVTSAIPRPEVAETSNSVVAKAESKPEQARAELARPESARTDLPPQPPGHGTGNGLLGVLPASSVGATLPSQALAYAPPAPQAQPQATQTVQQNGAIKPVATHSGWIVQVGALESEGEAQQRIEAARNQARGLLNKADPFTEPVVAKDNRKLFRARFAGLERDQAEAVCKALRRSDISCITVRN comes from the coding sequence ATGCTTCGTAAAAACCTGGCTTCCTCGCGCTTGGTGCGAGTTGGCGTTTTCGGGCTGGTCACAGTCGCCTCCGCTGTCATCTTCTTCAGCGACAGCGCCGAAGCACGCCGTAACCACCGTCATCGGCACTATGCCCGCCACCAGCAGGAAGCGCGGGACAGCTACAGTCCGCAATTCTCCTCCATCATCGTCGACGCCAATTCCGGGACCACGCTGACAGCGACCAGCCCCGACGGGCTCCGCCACCCGGCGTCACTCACCAAGATCATGACGCTTTATCTGCTGTTCGAACGGCTGGAGGCCGGCAAGATGAAGCTCGATACCGAGATGCAGGTATCGGAGCACGCTTCCGAGCAGGCGCCGACCAAGCTTGGGCTGAAACCCGGCCAGTCCATCCGGGTCGAAGACGCCATCAAGGGCCTGGTCACGCGCTCGGCCAATGACGCCGCCGTCGTGATCGCCGAGGCGATCGGCGGCGACGAAGACGATTTCGCCAAGCTGATGACCCGCAAGGCGCGCGCGCTCGGCATGAGCCGCACCACCTATCGCAACGCCTCGGGCCTGCCCGACGACGAGCAGGTCACCACGGCCCGCGACCAGGCGATGCTCGGCCGCGCCATCCAGGAGCGCTTTCCGCGCTACTACCGCTACTTCTCGACCACGTCGTTTACCTATCGCGGTCAGTCGATCCGCAACCACAATCACCTGCTCGGCAGCGTCGAAGGCGTCGACGGTATCAAGACCGGCTATACCCGCGCTTCCGGCTTCAACCTCGTCACCTCGATGCGCCGCGGCAACCGCCATCTGATCGGCGTCGTGATGGGCGGCCGCAGCGGCGGGTCGCGCGACGCCATCATGCGCAACCTGCTTGCCGAGAATCTCGATAAGGCATCAACCCAGCACACTGTCGCAGCGATCACCGAGCGCGGCACGTCGGATGCCAACGCCGAGGTGGCTGAAGCCGAGGCACAATCGCGGCCGACGCAGATGGTCCAGGTCGAGGGCGCCGTTCAACCCGCAGCCCCGGCCGAACCGGCGCGCGCGCCCGCGTCGCGGATGTCGGCGATCGCCGCGGCGACAGCGGCGATGCCGCCGCCGCAGGCCAAGATCGAGCAGCCCGCTCCGCTGACATCAGGCGTCATTCAGACCCAGGCGATCGCCGCAATTCCCGGCTCGTCCGAGCCGATGAAGCCGGTCAGGGTCAAGACCGTGCAGGTCAAGGCCGGGCCGATCAAGCTGGCCTCCGCCGGCGCGCCGCAACCGTCGACGCCCGTCACCAGCGCGATCCCGCGGCCCGAGGTGGCGGAAACCTCCAATTCGGTTGTCGCCAAGGCCGAGAGCAAGCCGGAGCAGGCGCGCGCAGAGCTGGCGCGGCCTGAGAGCGCCCGGACCGACCTGCCGCCGCAGCCGCCCGGTCACGGCACCGGCAATGGCTTGCTCGGCGTGCTGCCTGCCTCGAGCGTCGGCGCAACTCTCCCGTCCCAGGCGCTGGCCTATGCGCCCCCTGCCCCGCAAGCGCAACCGCAAGCGACGCAAACGGTCCAGCAGAACGGCGCGATCAAGCCGGTCGCGACCCATAGCGGGTGGATCGTGCAGGTCGGCGCGCTTGAAAGTGAAGGCGAGGCGCAGCAGCGCATCGAAGCCGCACGCAATCAGGCCCGCGGCCTGCTCAACAAGGCCGATCCCTTCACCGAGCCGGTCGTCGCCAAGGACAACCGAAAACTATTCCGTGCCCGCTTCGCAGGCCTGGAACGCGATCAGGCCGAAGCGGTGTGCAAGGCGCTGCGGCGCTCCGACATTTCCTGCATCACCGTCCGCAACTAG
- a CDS encoding phasin family protein, with the protein MFKIEDIQNYSKEQLEGVQAIAAAYGDYSKKSYEDVKTFVEKLSGVKSLDKALEVQTEYAKSAYEQFVAESQKIAGLYADLVKQSYKPLEGLATKFTPAVAR; encoded by the coding sequence ATGTTCAAGATTGAAGACATTCAGAACTACAGCAAAGAGCAGCTCGAGGGCGTTCAGGCCATCGCGGCCGCCTACGGCGACTACAGCAAGAAGTCGTATGAAGACGTCAAGACGTTCGTTGAGAAGCTCTCGGGCGTGAAGTCGCTCGACAAGGCGCTGGAAGTGCAGACCGAGTACGCCAAGTCCGCCTACGAGCAGTTCGTTGCGGAATCGCAGAAGATCGCCGGCCTCTATGCCGACCTCGTCAAGCAGAGCTACAAGCCGCTGGAAGGCCTGGCCACGAAGTTCACGCCGGCCGTGGCTCGCTAA
- a CDS encoding TadE/TadG family type IV pilus assembly protein, translated as MPGNAVVSQFCQRARRFGRDDKGNIAIIFAIAIVPILSFVGAAIDYSRANAARSSMQAALDSTALMLSRDLTQGVITAAQINAKAQAYFNALYTNKDAKGITVSVTYTPQSTGTPATIQVNGSGSIASQFMQMAGYPNINFGTKATTTWGASKLRVALVLDNTGSMASYNKIGALKTAATNLVTQLSGLAQQNGDVYISVVPFEVDVNIGTSNASATWLRWDLFDPTGHCKNSSYSWMSKATCTGHGYSWSAGSNTSHSLWNGCVTDRDQSYDIDATAPSSTVKATQFIADQEGSCPAAQLLPLTYNWSNVNSTINAMSPGGGTNQTVGLQWGWLSLMQQDPLNAPTESSNETFQDIIILFTDGLNTVDRWYGNGSAQSSQVDTRMKSLCDNIKAVIDPTTNKSKFTIYTVQIDTDGAGQSAVLPYCASNPSNFYMLTSSTQIVSAFQQIGTQIAELRVSK; from the coding sequence ATGCCCGGTAACGCCGTTGTTAGTCAGTTTTGCCAGCGGGCCCGCCGCTTCGGTCGGGACGATAAGGGCAACATCGCGATAATTTTCGCCATCGCGATCGTTCCCATTCTCAGCTTTGTCGGTGCCGCCATCGACTATAGCCGCGCCAACGCCGCGCGCTCGTCGATGCAGGCCGCCCTCGACTCGACGGCCCTGATGCTGTCGAGGGACCTGACGCAGGGCGTCATCACGGCTGCGCAGATCAACGCCAAGGCGCAGGCCTATTTCAACGCCCTCTATACCAACAAGGATGCGAAGGGGATCACGGTCAGCGTGACCTACACCCCCCAGTCGACGGGCACGCCCGCGACCATCCAGGTCAACGGTTCCGGCTCGATCGCGAGCCAGTTCATGCAGATGGCGGGCTATCCCAACATCAATTTCGGCACCAAGGCGACGACCACCTGGGGCGCCAGCAAGCTGCGTGTGGCGCTGGTGCTCGACAACACCGGCTCCATGGCGAGCTACAACAAGATCGGCGCGCTCAAGACCGCGGCAACGAACCTTGTCACCCAGCTCTCCGGCCTCGCCCAGCAGAACGGCGACGTCTACATCTCGGTGGTTCCCTTCGAGGTCGACGTCAATATCGGCACCTCGAACGCGAGCGCGACCTGGCTGCGCTGGGACCTGTTCGATCCGACCGGCCATTGCAAGAACTCCAGCTACAGCTGGATGAGCAAGGCAACCTGCACCGGGCACGGATACTCGTGGAGCGCGGGATCGAACACCAGCCATTCGCTTTGGAACGGCTGCGTGACCGACCGCGACCAGAGCTACGATATCGATGCGACGGCCCCCTCCAGCACCGTCAAGGCAACGCAGTTCATTGCCGACCAGGAGGGCAGCTGCCCGGCCGCGCAGCTGCTTCCGCTCACCTATAACTGGAGCAACGTCAACAGCACGATCAATGCGATGTCGCCGGGCGGCGGTACCAACCAGACGGTCGGCCTGCAATGGGGCTGGTTGTCGCTGATGCAGCAGGATCCGTTGAACGCTCCGACCGAGTCTTCGAACGAGACTTTCCAGGACATCATCATCCTGTTTACCGACGGTCTCAATACCGTTGACCGCTGGTATGGCAATGGCTCGGCCCAAAGCTCGCAGGTCGACACCCGGATGAAGTCGCTGTGCGACAACATCAAGGCCGTCATTGATCCGACCACCAACAAGTCGAAATTCACGATCTACACCGTGCAGATCGACACCGACGGCGCCGGCCAGTCCGCGGTATTGCCGTACTGCGCCAGCAACCCCAGCAACTTCTACATGCTGACGTCGTCGACCCAGATCGTCAGCGCGTTCCAGCAGATCGGCACCCAGATCGCCGAGCTTCGCGTTTCGAAATAG
- the clpS gene encoding ATP-dependent Clp protease adapter ClpS translates to MGNGENRAGGTGGPATSVITKVKPKAKRPNLYRVLILNDDYTPMEFVVHVLEKFFQKDVEAATKIMLHVHHHGIGECGIYTYEIAETKVTQVMDFARKHQHPLQCVMEKK, encoded by the coding sequence ATGGGCAATGGGGAAAACCGAGCCGGCGGTACCGGCGGTCCGGCCACATCCGTCATCACCAAGGTCAAGCCGAAGGCGAAGCGGCCGAACCTCTATCGCGTCCTGATCCTGAATGACGACTACACCCCGATGGAGTTCGTCGTTCACGTGCTGGAAAAATTCTTCCAGAAGGATGTCGAGGCCGCGACCAAGATCATGCTGCACGTCCACCATCATGGAATCGGCGAGTGCGGCATCTACACCTATGAGATCGCCGAGACCAAGGTGACGCAGGTGATGGATTTCGCGCGCAAGCACCAGCATCCCCTGCAATGCGTGATGGAAAAGAAATAG